In a single window of the Natranaerobius trueperi genome:
- a CDS encoding dihydroorotate dehydrogenase electron transfer subunit codes for MSTIKQKWVSEKTVVVSNKPITKDCYQLVLKSPKISSLGEPGQFINILMAQEEMGFSTDPLLPRPLSIYDLDKEQGYASVVYRVVGKGTKLLSQLRSTDKLKIMGPLGKGFKYRWDEQKNLLLVAGGIGVFPLFLLAQSLQNQGHHVKLLAGLKNKEELPLIKPFIDLGITTEISTDDGSYNYQGTVIDLLKLDLLDNQYDFCYTCGREEMMKTVNNLMVPRDISVQVSLEKTMACGVGACLGCTCKTNLKQVCTDGPVFSGNEVFINE; via the coding sequence ATGAGTACAATTAAACAAAAATGGGTTAGTGAAAAGACTGTAGTCGTATCTAATAAGCCCATTACAAAAGATTGTTATCAATTAGTATTAAAATCTCCTAAAATAAGTTCTCTAGGTGAACCAGGTCAATTTATAAATATTTTAATGGCTCAGGAAGAAATGGGTTTTTCTACAGACCCACTTCTTCCTAGACCATTAAGTATTTACGACCTTGATAAAGAACAAGGTTATGCATCAGTTGTATATAGAGTTGTAGGAAAAGGTACTAAATTACTATCTCAGTTACGTTCCACTGATAAATTAAAAATAATGGGACCTCTAGGTAAGGGTTTTAAATATAGGTGGGATGAACAAAAAAATCTTTTATTAGTAGCTGGAGGTATTGGAGTTTTCCCATTATTTCTTTTAGCACAATCATTACAAAATCAAGGCCATCACGTTAAGTTACTAGCAGGCTTAAAAAACAAAGAAGAACTTCCTCTCATAAAGCCTTTTATAGATTTAGGTATAACAACTGAGATTTCAACTGATGATGGTAGCTATAATTATCAGGGAACAGTAATAGATCTGTTAAAGTTAGACCTTTTAGATAACCAATATGATTTTTGTTATACATGTGGTAGAGAAGAAATGATGAAAACTGTAAATAATCTAATGGTACCTAGAGATATTTCAGTACAGGTTTCATTAGAAAAAACAATGGCTTGTGGTGTTGGTGCATGTCTTGGTTGTACCTGTAAAACTAAT
- the carB gene encoding carbamoyl-phosphate synthase large subunit, giving the protein MGKDNNLNKILVIGSGPIVIGQAVEFDYAGTQACSVLKEEGYEVILVNSNPATIMTDTTMADKVYLEPLTLEYLKEIIKKERPCGLLATLGGQVGLNLSMELKESKILDEYNVKLLGTSTESIKKAEDRDIFKNTMNEINEPIAESKIVSSVDGALTFASTIGYPVIIRPAYTLGGTGGGVCRDEEELKEIALSGLKNSPIDQILVERCITGWKEVEYEVIRDNNDNCITICNMENIDPVGVHTGDSIVTAPSQTLTDKDHQMLRSASIKIIRELGIKGGCNIQFALDPYSRDYYVIEVNPRVSRSSALASKATGYPIARVATMIALGYNLDEIQNQVTGTTSACFEPTLDYIVLKLPRFPFDKFNLADRKLGTQMKATGEVMAIGRNFESAFMKALRSLEIDLGDLYNKDLTNLKDEDIITNIQEQTDERILWIFHAIRKEIPLSTIHSVTEIDRYFLAKIKNLVDLETKLTKLPLDNEFLQELKEYGFTDEVIENFASTNNISKIRSYAEINPTYKMVDTCAAEYEANTPYYYSSYEKEDEVLVSQQDKVIVLGSGPIRIGQGVEFDYCSVHSAQALKELGYEAVIINNNPETVSTDFNISDKLYFEPLTCEDVMGVIKKEKPTGVITQFGGQTAVNLARPLNNLGTNILGTSVSDMDRAEDRDKFDKLLQDLDLDRPKGKTARTSEEALKIAEEIGFPIVIRPSYVLGGQAMEIIRSSEELKSYINWVVKVSPDYPILLDKFIQGIELEVDAVYDGENVLIPGIMEHIEKAGVHSGDSMAVFPSISLTKELKDKIEYYTENLAKGLNVKGIINIQYAYHDNKLYVIEVNPRSSRTVPFISKVTGLPLVKIATKVMMGYSIKNQGITPGLHPEPNYYSVKAPVFSFAKLAQVDTTLGPEMKSTGEVLGIDYNLDSALYKAMIASGFNITLSGGVLVTVADRDKKEVTPLVRNLKDLGLNIYATPKTASYLSSQGIEVEEVSKIQESSPNLLDLIQDNKIQYVINTFTKGKEPTRDGFKIRRAAVENGIPCLTSIDTSKVLVNAIKSLQSEEINRVQSLQEYLEKGE; this is encoded by the coding sequence ATGGGTAAAGATAATAATTTAAACAAAATATTAGTTATAGGATCTGGTCCTATTGTAATAGGGCAAGCGGTAGAGTTTGACTATGCCGGTACTCAAGCTTGTTCTGTTTTAAAAGAAGAGGGATATGAAGTAATTTTAGTTAATTCTAATCCTGCTACCATTATGACAGACACCACTATGGCTGATAAGGTATATCTTGAACCCCTTACTTTGGAGTATCTTAAAGAAATTATTAAAAAAGAACGACCATGTGGTTTATTAGCTACACTAGGGGGTCAAGTAGGGTTAAATCTTTCAATGGAACTGAAAGAATCTAAGATATTAGATGAGTATAATGTAAAACTTTTAGGTACTTCAACTGAATCGATTAAAAAAGCTGAAGACAGAGATATATTCAAAAATACTATGAATGAAATCAATGAACCTATCGCTGAAAGTAAAATTGTATCATCAGTTGATGGTGCTCTAACCTTTGCAAGTACTATTGGGTATCCGGTAATTATAAGACCTGCTTATACCTTAGGTGGTACCGGTGGTGGTGTTTGTAGAGATGAAGAAGAGCTTAAGGAAATTGCACTAAGTGGGTTGAAAAACTCACCTATCGATCAAATATTAGTAGAACGCTGCATTACAGGTTGGAAAGAGGTTGAATATGAAGTCATACGTGATAATAATGACAACTGTATTACTATCTGTAATATGGAAAATATAGACCCAGTTGGAGTTCATACAGGTGACAGTATAGTAACTGCACCATCTCAAACACTGACAGATAAAGATCATCAAATGCTACGAAGTGCATCTATTAAAATTATTAGAGAACTTGGGATTAAAGGTGGATGTAATATTCAATTTGCACTAGATCCCTATAGTAGGGACTACTATGTAATAGAAGTAAACCCTCGAGTAAGTAGATCTAGTGCACTTGCGTCAAAAGCAACGGGTTATCCCATTGCACGAGTAGCCACTATGATCGCTCTTGGCTATAATTTAGATGAGATACAAAACCAGGTAACAGGAACAACATCCGCATGTTTTGAGCCTACCCTTGATTATATAGTCTTAAAACTTCCTAGGTTTCCCTTTGATAAATTTAACTTAGCTGATAGAAAACTAGGGACTCAAATGAAAGCTACAGGTGAAGTGATGGCAATAGGTAGAAACTTTGAGTCTGCTTTTATGAAGGCATTACGGTCCCTTGAGATTGATCTAGGAGATCTTTATAACAAAGATTTAACTAATCTTAAAGATGAAGATATTATTACTAATATTCAAGAGCAAACAGATGAACGAATTCTTTGGATATTTCATGCCATAAGAAAAGAGATACCACTTAGCACTATCCATTCCGTCACTGAAATTGATAGGTACTTTCTCGCTAAGATTAAAAATTTAGTTGATCTTGAAACAAAACTAACTAAATTACCATTAGATAATGAGTTTTTACAAGAATTAAAAGAATATGGTTTTACTGATGAGGTAATAGAAAACTTTGCATCAACCAATAATATTTCAAAGATAAGAAGTTATGCAGAAATAAATCCTACGTATAAGATGGTTGATACTTGTGCTGCTGAGTATGAAGCGAATACCCCCTATTACTACTCGAGTTATGAAAAAGAAGACGAAGTTTTGGTTTCACAACAAGATAAAGTAATAGTTTTAGGTTCTGGTCCTATCAGAATAGGACAAGGAGTCGAGTTTGACTACTGCTCTGTTCATTCAGCACAAGCATTAAAAGAACTTGGATATGAAGCAGTTATAATTAATAACAACCCAGAAACAGTAAGTACTGATTTTAATATCTCAGATAAATTATACTTTGAACCTCTCACATGTGAAGATGTTATGGGAGTAATAAAGAAAGAAAAACCTACCGGAGTTATCACCCAATTCGGTGGTCAAACTGCAGTAAATCTAGCAAGACCACTTAACAATTTAGGTACAAATATTCTCGGAACTAGTGTAAGTGATATGGATAGAGCTGAAGACAGGGATAAGTTTGATAAACTATTACAAGATTTAGACCTAGATAGACCAAAAGGAAAAACGGCAAGAACTAGTGAAGAGGCTTTGAAAATTGCAGAAGAAATAGGCTTTCCGATAGTTATTAGACCGTCTTATGTCCTAGGTGGGCAAGCAATGGAGATAATACGAAGCAGTGAGGAATTAAAGTCTTATATCAATTGGGTAGTTAAAGTATCCCCTGATTATCCTATCTTGTTAGATAAATTTATTCAAGGTATAGAACTAGAAGTAGACGCTGTTTATGACGGAGAAAATGTATTAATCCCTGGGATTATGGAGCATATCGAAAAAGCGGGTGTACATTCTGGAGATAGCATGGCAGTTTTTCCTTCAATATCACTTACAAAAGAACTGAAAGATAAAATAGAGTATTACACTGAGAATTTAGCAAAGGGTTTAAATGTAAAAGGAATTATAAATATCCAATATGCTTACCATGATAACAAATTATATGTAATAGAAGTTAACCCACGATCATCACGAACTGTACCTTTCATAAGTAAAGTTACTGGCTTACCTTTAGTAAAAATAGCTACTAAAGTAATGATGGGATATAGTATTAAAAATCAAGGGATAACACCTGGCTTGCATCCAGAACCAAATTACTATTCTGTTAAAGCACCAGTGTTTTCTTTTGCAAAACTAGCACAAGTAGATACTACTCTAGGCCCGGAGATGAAATCTACGGGTGAAGTATTAGGGATTGATTATAATTTAGATAGTGCTCTTTATAAGGCTATGATTGCAAGTGGTTTCAATATAACCTTATCAGGGGGAGTACTTGTAACGGTTGCAGATAGGGATAAAAAAGAGGTTACCCCTCTTGTAAGAAACTTAAAAGACCTAGGTTTAAATATATATGCAACACCAAAAACAGCTTCATATTTAAGTTCACAAGGAATTGAAGTAGAAGAAGTTTCTAAAATACAAGAAAGCTCACCTAACTTACTAGATCTTATTCAAGATAACAAAATCCAATATGTTATAAATACATTTACTAAAGGCAAAGAACCTACAAGGGATGGTTTTAAAATTAGAAGAGCAGCAGTAGAAAATGGTATTCCTTGTCTAACTTCTATAGATACTTCTAAAGTTTTAGTAAATGCTATTAAGTCATTACAATCTGAAGAAATTAATCGGGTACAATCACTACAAGAGTACCTAGAGAAAGGAGAATAA
- a CDS encoding carbamoyl phosphate synthase small subunit: protein MGAKLLLEDGSIFYGTPIGTKENIEAEVVVTTSMTGFQETLTDPSYCNQIVTFTYPLVGNCGINRQDFESSTSHVSAIITKELCVSPSHFEKKIDFDEYLKSCKITGLTGVDTRKLANLIRTKGTMKGKVICDDEKPVSTPTNDLVKTVTTVKPYVVPGGKDRIVALDFGVKKSLLESLSNLEATVIVLPAFSSFEEIMSYEPDGILLSNGPGDPKDISEVIPTIKKLLEEQIPLLGICLGHQLLGLSLGFESVKMKYGHRGGNHPVKDLDTKKVWITSQNHGYTLKASEVLDNIRITHVNLNDDTIEGFVHKSLPVLSVQFHPEAGPGPQDSKDILFNFSKLIKKSKVGDYHG from the coding sequence ATGGGTGCTAAACTATTATTAGAAGATGGATCAATATTTTACGGAACTCCAATTGGTACAAAAGAAAATATAGAGGCAGAAGTTGTTGTTACAACAAGTATGACAGGTTTTCAGGAAACACTCACTGACCCGTCATATTGTAATCAGATAGTGACTTTCACTTATCCTCTAGTTGGAAACTGTGGCATAAATAGACAAGACTTTGAATCAAGCACTTCTCATGTATCAGCTATTATAACTAAAGAACTTTGTGTGAGCCCTAGTCACTTTGAAAAGAAAATAGATTTTGACGAATATCTTAAAAGCTGTAAGATAACTGGGCTTACAGGGGTAGATACTAGAAAACTTGCTAACCTAATTCGAACCAAAGGAACTATGAAAGGGAAGGTGATTTGTGATGATGAAAAACCAGTATCTACACCAACTAATGATTTAGTTAAGACTGTTACTACTGTAAAGCCTTATGTAGTTCCTGGGGGAAAAGATAGGATAGTTGCTTTAGATTTTGGAGTTAAAAAAAGTTTACTTGAATCGTTATCTAACCTAGAAGCTACAGTTATAGTTCTTCCGGCTTTTAGTTCATTTGAAGAAATCATGAGTTACGAACCTGATGGTATTTTGTTATCAAATGGACCTGGTGATCCAAAGGATATCTCAGAGGTAATACCTACTATTAAAAAATTACTAGAAGAACAAATTCCACTTTTAGGTATTTGTTTAGGACATCAGTTATTAGGACTGTCCTTAGGTTTTGAATCAGTTAAAATGAAATATGGTCATAGAGGTGGAAACCATCCAGTAAAAGATCTAGATACAAAAAAAGTATGGATAACCTCTCAAAATCATGGCTATACTTTAAAGGCAAGTGAGGTCTTAGATAATATTCGAATAACTCATGTAAATTTAAATGATGATACTATAGAAGGTTTTGTTCATAAATCACTACCAGTATTATCAGTACAGTTTCACCCAGAAGCAGGTCCCGGACCACAGGACTCAAAAGATATCTTATTTAATTTTAGTAAGCTAATAAAAAAATCTAAGGTAGGTGATTATCATGGGTAA
- a CDS encoding dihydroorotase gives MAILLKNTQIVGEDRQVDILIKDDIITKIEKNISIDSTGIEIIDASEYTVFPGFCDMHVHLREPGYEAKETIASGTKSAAMGGFTEVCCMPNTYPCADNSGIIQQIKYKAHTEGVVNVHPIAAITKERQGKEITEMDELTLSGAVGFSDDGNTIMDAKVMRTALEYAKMLDVPLISHCEDKNLSNGGDMNEGALAMMLGLSGIPNQTEDIIVARDIMLSKLTDSHVHIAHVSTEESVNLIRQAKADGLQITAEVTPHHLLLTEDILENFDPNSKVNPPFRTEQDRQALLKGVVDGTIDCIATDHAPHTPDEKNVELTNAPFGLVGLETAFSVSKKALVDSGLLTLKELATKLSYNPRKILKIPGGEIKEGKPAQLTLVDPKEKYLVDSKEFQSLGKNTPFDGFEFTGRVKATIVNGKFVVKDGKLQK, from the coding sequence ATGGCAATATTGCTTAAAAATACTCAAATAGTTGGTGAAGATAGGCAAGTAGATATATTGATTAAAGACGATATTATTACAAAAATAGAAAAAAACATTTCAATAGATTCTACAGGAATCGAAATAATAGATGCTTCTGAGTATACTGTTTTTCCTGGGTTTTGTGATATGCATGTACACTTAAGAGAGCCTGGTTATGAGGCAAAAGAAACGATTGCTTCAGGGACAAAAAGTGCTGCTATGGGAGGTTTTACAGAAGTTTGTTGTATGCCTAATACCTACCCATGTGCAGATAATAGTGGAATTATCCAGCAAATAAAATACAAAGCCCATACTGAAGGTGTAGTTAATGTACACCCAATAGCAGCTATAACAAAAGAACGTCAAGGTAAGGAAATAACTGAAATGGATGAACTAACGTTGTCTGGAGCTGTAGGCTTTTCTGATGATGGTAATACAATCATGGATGCAAAGGTTATGAGAACTGCTCTTGAGTATGCAAAAATGTTAGATGTTCCTCTGATAAGTCACTGTGAAGATAAAAATCTTTCTAATGGCGGAGATATGAATGAAGGAGCACTTGCCATGATGCTTGGGCTTTCAGGGATACCCAATCAAACAGAAGATATAATAGTAGCACGAGATATAATGCTTTCTAAATTAACAGATTCACATGTTCACATTGCTCATGTTAGTACAGAAGAATCAGTAAACCTAATAAGACAGGCTAAAGCCGATGGACTACAGATAACAGCAGAGGTGACTCCTCACCATTTACTTCTCACTGAAGATATATTAGAAAACTTTGATCCTAATTCAAAAGTAAACCCTCCCTTTAGAACTGAACAAGACAGACAAGCGCTTTTAAAAGGGGTAGTAGACGGAACTATAGATTGTATTGCAACTGACCATGCACCTCATACCCCTGATGAGAAGAATGTAGAACTGACTAACGCTCCCTTTGGATTAGTCGGATTAGAGACTGCTTTTTCAGTTTCAAAAAAAGCATTAGTTGATTCTGGGTTATTAACATTAAAAGAACTTGCAACTAAACTTTCTTATAACCCACGTAAAATTTTAAAGATACCTGGTGGAGAAATTAAGGAAGGAAAACCAGCACAATTAACTCTAGTTGACCCTAAAGAGAAATATCTGGTAGATTCAAAAGAATTTCAGTCATTAGGTAAAAATACACCATTTGATGGTTTTGAGTTTACTGGCAGAGTGAAGGCTACCATTGTTAATGGTAAATTTGTAGTAAAAGATGGCAAACTTCAAAAATAA
- a CDS encoding aspartate carbamoyltransferase catalytic subunit, whose protein sequence is MVLKRKDLLGLKDLSKEELELILDTADSLKEFATRKYKKLPTLKGVSMINMFYEPSTRTRASFELAGKYLGADTVNINSSASSVVKGESLVDTGKTLEALGVNIVVMRHPMAGSCKLLADNVTSSIINAGDGTHEHPTQALLDMMTIREQLTSLKGKKVAIVGDIAHSRVAKSNIWGLTKLGAEVALSGPPTLLDHNKFTKLNVTCHHKVEDALKDVDVVMALRIQKERQGTTLIPSLREYARLYGITKERLSLAKKDALLLHPGPINRGIELTGEVADSLKSRINEQVTNGLAIRMALLYLLSGGEQNGNIA, encoded by the coding sequence TTGGTTCTTAAAAGAAAGGATTTATTAGGGTTAAAAGATCTTTCAAAAGAAGAGTTAGAACTGATTCTTGATACAGCAGATAGCTTAAAGGAATTTGCAACAAGAAAGTATAAAAAACTTCCCACTTTAAAAGGAGTTTCAATGATCAATATGTTTTATGAGCCTAGTACGCGAACTCGAGCTTCTTTTGAATTGGCCGGAAAATATCTAGGTGCAGACACAGTTAACATTAATTCTTCAGCTAGTAGTGTTGTTAAAGGTGAAAGTCTTGTAGATACAGGGAAAACTTTAGAAGCTCTTGGAGTTAATATAGTAGTTATGCGCCATCCTATGGCTGGGTCTTGTAAGTTATTAGCAGACAATGTCACAAGTTCTATTATAAATGCAGGAGACGGTACTCATGAACATCCGACTCAAGCTTTACTTGATATGATGACAATTAGAGAACAGTTAACTAGTCTTAAAGGGAAAAAAGTGGCGATCGTAGGAGATATAGCACACAGCCGTGTTGCTAAATCAAATATTTGGGGACTTACAAAATTAGGTGCAGAGGTGGCCCTTTCAGGACCTCCTACATTACTAGACCATAATAAGTTCACTAAACTAAATGTTACATGCCATCATAAAGTTGAGGATGCATTAAAAGATGTAGATGTTGTTATGGCTTTAAGAATACAAAAAGAAAGACAAGGAACTACTTTAATTCCGAGCTTAAGAGAATACGCTAGACTATATGGGATAACAAAGGAACGGCTTTCATTAGCTAAAAAAGATGCACTATTATTACATCCTGGACCAATCAATCGGGGGATTGAGCTTACTGGAGAAGTAGCCGATAGTTTAAAATCTCGTATAAATGAACAGGTAACTAATGGTCTAGCTATTAGAATGGCATTACTTTATTTATTATCAGGAGGTGAACAGAATGGCAATATTGCTTAA
- the pyrR gene encoding bifunctional pyr operon transcriptional regulator/uracil phosphoribosyltransferase PyrR has product MDTNEKALIMDQDKLKRTLTRISYEIIEQNKGIDDLVIIGIRTRGVPLAKRLANKIEEIGGKEIPTGVLDITLYRDDLTTLSEQPILKKTEVPLDIKGKKVILVDDVLFTGRTARSALDAVIDLGRPKHIQLAVIVDRGHRELPIRADYVGKNIPTSKKELVSVKLTELDGEDKVVIEEL; this is encoded by the coding sequence TTGGATACTAATGAAAAAGCTCTTATAATGGACCAAGATAAACTGAAAAGAACACTTACAAGAATTTCTTATGAAATCATTGAACAAAACAAAGGAATTGATGATCTAGTAATTATAGGGATTAGAACTAGGGGAGTTCCACTTGCAAAACGACTTGCTAACAAAATAGAAGAAATAGGTGGAAAAGAAATACCGACAGGAGTTTTGGATATTACACTATATCGGGATGATTTAACTACATTATCAGAACAACCAATTTTAAAAAAGACTGAAGTACCTCTAGATATCAAAGGAAAAAAAGTTATATTAGTAGATGATGTCTTATTTACTGGTAGAACTGCGAGATCAGCCTTAGATGCAGTAATTGATTTAGGACGCCCTAAGCATATTCAATTAGCTGTAATAGTTGATAGAGGTCACCGTGAACTTCCTATTCGTGCAGATTATGTTGGAAAGAATATTCCTACATCAAAAAAAGAACTAGTTTCAGTCAAATTAACTGAACTTGATGGAGAAGATAAAGTGGTTATTGAAGAACTTTAA
- a CDS encoding sodium/glutamate symporter has translation MTQLSIGFSILLLGVLLLIGKFIRVKVSLLQDLFLPSSVIAGFVGLILGPEVLGNLFDFSNIFYWFQSGIFPEHSLETWAYLPGLMINVVFASLFLGKKLPTLNKVWTLAGPQVVLGYIFSFGQYIVGLLLVIFILTPVFGVDPLAGALIEIGFVGGHGTAAGLADTFAEMGFEDGEALATGMATVGVLGGAIIGISLINWGVSNKKLNTNSKPQSRDDIEKKGLTELDQRSPAGHLSTKAESIEPLSLHFGYIALSILLGYGILEGLVWFEDVTWGQATGVYLIEYVPLFPLAMVGGIITQFALDRLDGYKTLDEDFISRIQGLALDILIVSSLATLQLTVIRDNIIPFTVLAIGGIIWTIFVFRILAPKVLTSYWFERAIGDFGQSMGVAATGLLLMKVADPENETPALESFGYKQILFEPIVGGGLFTAASAPLIFQFGAINVLIFLTIITTFLLLFGLFYFKNK, from the coding sequence GTGACTCAACTATCTATAGGTTTCAGCATTCTATTATTAGGTGTATTGCTATTAATTGGTAAATTTATCAGAGTTAAAGTTTCTTTATTACAAGATCTATTCCTTCCAAGCTCAGTTATAGCTGGGTTTGTAGGTTTAATTTTAGGACCAGAAGTATTAGGAAATTTATTTGACTTCTCTAATATTTTTTATTGGTTTCAATCTGGTATTTTTCCAGAACACAGTCTAGAGACTTGGGCGTATTTACCAGGTTTGATGATCAATGTAGTTTTTGCTTCTCTTTTTTTAGGTAAAAAATTGCCTACCCTAAATAAAGTCTGGACCTTAGCCGGACCACAGGTTGTTCTAGGATATATCTTTTCATTTGGCCAATATATTGTGGGACTATTACTTGTTATATTCATTTTAACACCTGTATTTGGAGTCGATCCACTGGCAGGAGCATTAATTGAAATAGGTTTTGTTGGTGGTCACGGTACTGCAGCTGGACTTGCAGACACCTTTGCAGAAATGGGATTTGAAGATGGTGAAGCCCTTGCTACAGGTATGGCAACTGTTGGTGTGTTAGGTGGAGCTATTATTGGTATATCTCTTATCAACTGGGGAGTAAGTAATAAAAAGCTAAATACTAATTCTAAACCTCAATCTCGAGACGATATTGAAAAAAAGGGACTTACAGAATTAGATCAACGTTCACCAGCAGGACATTTAAGTACAAAAGCTGAATCAATAGAACCACTATCATTACATTTTGGTTATATTGCACTATCTATTCTCCTAGGTTACGGTATCCTTGAAGGCCTTGTATGGTTTGAGGATGTTACTTGGGGACAAGCCACCGGTGTTTACCTAATAGAATATGTTCCTCTCTTTCCATTAGCAATGGTAGGAGGTATAATAACTCAATTTGCATTAGATAGACTAGATGGTTATAAAACTTTAGATGAAGATTTTATTTCTAGAATACAAGGACTTGCATTAGATATATTAATTGTTAGTTCTTTAGCAACTCTTCAACTTACAGTTATTAGAGATAATATTATCCCATTCACTGTTTTAGCTATAGGTGGTATTATTTGGACTATTTTTGTCTTTAGAATATTAGCACCAAAAGTATTAACTTCTTATTGGTTTGAAAGAGCAATTGGTGATTTCGGACAATCCATGGGAGTTGCTGCTACTGGGCTATTATTAATGAAAGTAGCGGACCCAGAAAATGAAACTCCGGCACTAGAAAGTTTTGGCTACAAACAAATTTTATTCGAACCTATAGTCGGAGGCGGTCTATTTACAGCAGCTTCAGCTCCACTTATCTTCCAGTTTGGTGCTATTAATGTCCTAATCTTTCTTACGATCATAACTACTTTCCTTTTATTATTTGGATTATTTTATTTTAAAAATAAATAA
- a CDS encoding Na+/H+ antiporter NhaC family protein has product MEEEQEIKELNFHLGSFGGVVPILIFVIWAIIASFLGVITTNGLSMGAIIGLIVGMAICKNSGDIYAQAVFEGFTQTIAAVAIVAWFFAGMFSEVLQAGGLVEGLVWIAHITGVEGGLFVAINFLLAAAFASAVGTGYGTVVAFATLMYPAGIIMGAHPVILVASICSGAAFGDNLAPISDTTIVSAATQETDVPGVVKSRFKYAITAAIPTFILYIILGAAPQGAAGVEGTTAIIEEYADPSGLLLLIPFALVLILAFSGFHLLVSLTWGIIVGILVNVLLGLAPLSAIIHFNTQEATISGALVDGLAGYVEYAILILLIVACSHMIRLSGAMEDFREWITAKINGVIMRAELAYWAMVALLNSVITINTAAEVAAAPFVRQIGKDHHIHPYRRANFLDAQTSALGYIYPWSAGLLLAITTIRRLTNEYEFIEPISPAQVTPYVFHGWILLVIFFVAAITGIWRRYEGPNGEELMHPPNKDDDPS; this is encoded by the coding sequence ATGGAAGAAGAACAAGAAATTAAAGAACTAAATTTTCACCTTGGTTCTTTTGGTGGTGTTGTTCCAATTCTGATTTTCGTAATCTGGGCTATTATAGCAAGTTTTTTAGGAGTGATTACCACCAATGGGCTCTCTATGGGTGCCATTATAGGTTTGATCGTTGGAATGGCTATCTGTAAAAATAGTGGAGACATCTATGCTCAAGCAGTTTTTGAAGGATTTACTCAAACAATTGCTGCTGTTGCTATTGTAGCATGGTTCTTTGCAGGAATGTTTTCTGAAGTGCTTCAAGCGGGAGGACTTGTTGAAGGACTAGTGTGGATTGCACATATTACTGGAGTCGAAGGTGGTTTGTTTGTAGCAATTAACTTTTTATTAGCAGCAGCTTTTGCTTCAGCTGTAGGTACAGGTTATGGTACTGTTGTTGCTTTTGCTACTTTGATGTATCCTGCAGGAATAATAATGGGTGCACATCCTGTTATATTAGTAGCTTCCATATGCAGTGGTGCTGCTTTTGGAGATAACTTGGCTCCTATTTCAGATACCACGATTGTATCAGCTGCCACACAAGAAACTGATGTTCCTGGTGTCGTTAAAAGCAGGTTTAAGTATGCTATCACAGCAGCCATTCCAACTTTTATATTATATATAATTTTAGGTGCTGCTCCACAAGGTGCAGCAGGAGTTGAAGGAACAACAGCTATAATCGAAGAGTACGCCGATCCCTCAGGGTTATTACTGTTAATCCCCTTTGCACTAGTGCTAATTTTAGCATTTAGTGGATTCCATTTACTAGTGTCACTAACCTGGGGAATAATTGTGGGCATACTAGTCAATGTTTTACTTGGTCTCGCACCTTTGAGTGCAATTATACATTTTAACACTCAAGAGGCGACAATTTCAGGTGCATTAGTCGACGGTTTAGCAGGATATGTAGAGTATGCCATTTTGATATTACTGATAGTAGCATGTAGCCATATGATTAGATTAAGTGGTGCCATGGAAGATTTCAGAGAATGGATTACAGCTAAAATCAATGGTGTCATTATGAGAGCTGAACTTGCTTACTGGGCAATGGTTGCTTTACTAAATAGTGTGATCACTATTAATACTGCAGCTGAAGTAGCAGCAGCACCTTTTGTAAGACAAATAGGTAAGGATCATCATATTCATCCTTATAGAAGAGCAAATTTTTTAGATGCACAAACTTCTGCATTAGGCTATATCTATCCTTGGAGTGCTGGTTTATTACTAGCTATCACAACTATACGTAGGCTTACAAATGAGTATGAGTTTATTGAACCTATCTCCCCTGCCCAAGTAACACCTTACGTTTTTCATGGTTGGATATTACTAGTGATCTTCTTTGTAGCAGCTATTACAGGTATCTGGAGACGGTATGAAGGGCCAAATGGAGAAGAGCTTATGCATCCACCTAATAAAGATGATGATCCTTCATAA